The segment AGCCAAAGAGATTTCCGACCAGCATCTTCCAGGCTTCCCAACGCATGCATCCAGGGCAGCGAACGGTTTTGCTACTGGTCCAGTGAATGAAGTAAACCAGAAAGATAAAATAGAAAATCGTGAACTGGCGTGGGTACGAATACATGCCGCACTCGTCGCACATGCGGTACTTTTTTTCGAGTTCCTGATCCAGCGTCGCGGCCTCAAGTTCGCGGTGGCTGCTCCGGTCGCGGATTGTGAAAAGCGTCTGGCAGTAATCGCAGTAACACTGCGGCGTATCGGCGAAGCGGGAAAGAGAGATCGTTGCCTGGCAATGAGGACAGACCTGTTTGCGAAAGCTTTCGCCCTGCCCTTGCGCGACCAGCAGTTTGTGTTCTTCGGCGGCTTGCAGGTCGCTGCGACTGTTGTCGATCGCCCGTTTGATCGCGACAGCATCCGAGCCTTTAACCGCGATCGCGAAGTTGAGATATTCGTCTTCGTGGTCGATGACCAAAGAAAGCACATTCTCATCGGTGGACACGGCGAGAATGGACTGGACGGGATAGATGTCCTCGTCCAGCGTCAGGTTTTTCCCGTCGAACGAACCGGAAAGCGCGAACATTCCGCCAGAGACATTGCCAGCGTCCATGGCGCGAAATCTGAAAGTCAGTGGATCGAATTCGTTCACGGGCGAGGTTAAAAAACTGGGTTGGGCTTCCAGACGTTAACAGGTAGCTGCCTGCTATTTTAGTTTAAACCGAACCTGGCGGTTGAAACATGAATGTAGCAAGATGGCATAGGCTTCCAGCCTGTGATCGGATTGTCGTTAGCCCCAGAACTGAATGACGGGCAGCCAACCTACTCACAGGCTAGAGGCCTATGCCACCCGCGCTTCAGCCTATTGCACCAACCGCAACTTAACCCTCAACGCGTTCTTTCACGATACTGGAAACTTCATCGATCTTCACGCGGACCTGTTCCAGCGTATCGCGATCGCGGATGGTTACCGTTTGATCGTCCAGCGTCTGACCATCGACCGTGATGCAGTACGGAGTTCCGGCTTCGTCCTGACGGCGATAGCGACGACCGACGGCACCTTTTTCGTCGTAGAAGACTTTGAAATCTTTCTTCAATTTCAAGTACACGTCCTTGGCGACTTCCGGCATGCCGTCTTTCTTCACCAGCGGGAAAACCGCGGCTTTGATCGGCGCCAAACGAGGATGCAGCTTCATCACCGTTCGCGTCTGCATCTTGCCCTTGTCGTCGGGCTGTTCGTCTTCGGTGTAAGCTTCGCAAAGGAAAGCCAACGCCGCGCGGTCGGCTCCGGCAGACGGTTCGATCACGTGAGGAATGTACTTCTCGTTCGTCAGGTCGTCGCGGTACGAAAGATCCTTGCCGCTGCCCTTCCATTTTGGCTTGCCGTCTTCGCCGAGTTGAACCTCCAGCGTATCCGAATTTTCGTCCAGCTTGCCTTCCATGTGTGAGCGAAGATCAAAGTTGCCGCGATGAGCAATTCCTTCAAGCTCACCGTATTCGCCTTCGGCCATAAACGGAAACGCGTATTCGATGTCAGCCGTCCCGGTCGAATAGTGAGCGGCCTCTTCGGGCGTATGTTCACGCATGATCAGATTGTCGCCCGATATGCCCAGATCGTGGTACCACTTCAGCCGGCGATCACGCCAGAACTGATACCAGTCTCGTGACTTGTCCGGGTGGCAGAAAAATTCGATCTCCATCTGCTCGAACTCGCGAGAACGAAACGTAAAGTTTCGCGGCGTAATCTCGTTGCGGAAACTCTTTCCAATCTGAGCGATTCCCAACGGCAGACGATGACGTGTACTGTCGAGCACGTTTTTGAAGTTCACGAAAATACCCTGAGCCGTTTCCGGGCGAAGGTAAGCGGCTCCTTCTTCGCCAGAAAGGGCGCCGACGAACGTCTTGAACATCAGATTGAATTCACGCGGCTCGGTAAGCGTTCCCAGTTGTTTCGCGTCCGGGCCGAGGACGACTGAGAGATCTTCAATTTCCGTCAAACAGGTCGAGTCGCCGTCCCACTTCAGGTCGTCAATGTTCTTGTTGCGGAGGTTGTAGAACTTCAGCGCCCGCTTGGTCATGACTTCCAGTTCATCGTCTCCAGCGGGTGCCGTGACGAAGATCTTTTTGTCTTTGGCTTCCACCCAGCGACCGTTAAGCTGATCGTGGCGATAACGCTTTTTGGTTTCTTTACAGTCGACCATGAAGTCGTGAAACAGGTCGTAGTGCCCCGAGCATTTCCAGACTTGCGGGTGCATGATGATCGTGCAGTCGAGGCCTTCCATCGCGTAGGGCGAAGGGGCACCGTCGAGCGTGTTCATGTCGTCATGGCAGGAAACCATGTCGCGCCACCAAGCTTCTTTGACGTTGCGTTTGAGCTCCACGCCGAGCGGACCGTAATCCCAGAACCCCTGCAGTCCGCCATAGATTTCGCTTGATTGAAACAGAAAGCCACGTCGCTTGCAGAGCGACACGATCGAGTCCATATCCATGGTGGTTCCGGGAGTAGTTAGGGTTTGCTTGGTGCTGGGGAAACGCAGATTCTAGTCGTAGGTGGCATAGGCTTCCAGCCTGTGAACATGTTGGCTGGCGCCCCGTTCGATTCTGGTGCCAGGCGTGTTTTTGTCAAATACAAGCCCGAACCCCCCGAAGCGCGAGTGAGTATACGCCCAAGTTTTCGACTCACTCGTTTGCGTGTCGGGCTTGTATTGAGTTTGCCAAACAGTGCCAGTGAAATCCAATCACAGGCTGGAAGCCTATGCCACCGCTATGCGATCGACCAGCTTTTCAAATCCAGCTCCGGCACACGGTCGTGTAGGTCGATCTGCGACGCAAACTGCACATCGGCGTCATGTCCGATTCGAACCAGATTGATGCCGCCGCGGCAGTTGCGGAAGAAATCAGCCAGCTCCATACCAGAGTCCATTTCAGCCTTGCGGGTTCGCCAGTGATGCATCGCAATCGTGGCCGGATCAGTCAGCTTGGTCGGTTCGGCTCCGGCCTGTTCACGCAGCTCAAGAATTCGCTCCGTCAGCAAGCCCGCGAAAATCACGTCTTCGCTGGTGATCAGCCGATCGGTTCCCGAGCAAACCACGGTCACGCGCGGCACACTGGTCAGCTCTTTGGCGACCGCCGAAACGTTAATCATGGCTCCGATCAGTACCCGGTCGGCGGCCCGACAGCTTTCCATCGCGACGGTACCGTTGGTCGTGGCGAGAATCAGTGACTTGCCAGAGATCGCTTCGGCCGTGTATTCCAGTGGCGAATTGCCTTGATGAAAGCCATCGACAATCTTGCCGTTTCGCTCGCCGCCGATCACGGAAGTATCCGGCATCTTCGCATGGCAATCGCGAGCTTCCTCAATGCCAGGTTGCGGAAAGATCTGCTGGCAGCCGTTATGCAGCGCGTTAACGATCGTGGTGGTCGCACGCAAAACGTCAACGACGACCACCGTTTGGCCGGCGAGTTGATCGGCTTTGATGGCTGAAGGCAGCAGGGCGACGTCGACGATATGTGCAAATTCAGAAGGTTTCATGGTGCACAAAGGTAGCCAAAAAATCCTCAATAATGAAGTCCAGACAATCCAGGCTCATGCCGGACTTCTCGGGATCGGAATTTTCCCTGCTGAGGACACGGTGGCGTCGGATATCACCATGACTCGAACGGAAACGAGGACTATTTTCGAGAAAGTTGTCCCTCCGAATTTTTACCTGCACATAATTAACCAGGCACTGTTTGGTAAATGAAAGCGGCAAGGCACTTAGCCGCCGGTCCGTTGCGCTTTTTAACGGCGGCTCGCGCTTTGCTGCTCATGTTTGGCCGCGTCACGACATGAAAATCAATTTGTCAAACAGTGCCTGGATCACCATTTCAACACAGGCGAGATGCGCGTGGACCCGTCCGAGCTGGACCAATTTGACTTGATTTCCGACAAATTTGTCGCCGAGATCCGGGCTGGAAAATCGCCAGACATCGAGAGCTATGTTCGGGCTCATCCGAAACTGGCAATCCGCATTCGCCAGCTATTTCCGGTTTTGCAGGCGATGGAGAATCGGAATCCCAATTGCGTCGCCGAATCTGACAGCGCGATCGAGGACGAGATCCGGCAGCTGGAGGCCTCGCCTCCGCCACGAAGACTCGGAGAGTATCGAATCATTCACGAGATCGGCCGCGGCGGAATGGGCGTCGTCTACAAAGCCGAACAGGAATCTCTCGGACGTCATGTGGCGCTCAAATTGTTGCCTCAATCGGCGAAGTTTGATGAACGCCGTGGCATCCGGTTTCAGCAAGAAGCCATTGCCTCGGGCAAGCTTCACCACTCCAACATCGTTCCCGTTTTCGGAGTCGGTCGGTCGGACGACGTTTCGTACTTCGTGATGCAATACATCGAAGGCACGGGGCTCGATCAAGTCATCGCCGAAGTTCGCGAAGCCGTTTCCGACGATGACCAGGGCAGCGGGAGAAAGTTAAAGGACACGGTTCGTCTCGACCACACAAAATTGGGCACCGTTGCTTCTGGTCTGTTCGAGGACTTGTCGAAGCAAACTGAAGATGGTTCGGCCGATTCAGCGGATTCGGCGGATTCGGCTGAGCAGACTGGAGCAAGCGTCCATCCCGAGTCTGCGGCAGAAAGCTTTTCCGGATCAAGTTCTTTCGCGTCGGCGTCGTCGACAAGCGGATCGTTTTCGCAGCGCCACGCGTACTACCGCAACGTTGCAAAGATCGGAGAACAGGTCAGCGACGCGCTCGAGTACGCGCACTCCAGAAAGATTCTTCACCGCGACATCAAGCCGGCCAACCTGTTGATTGATTTCTCAGGCCATGTTTGGGTAACGGACTTTGGCTTGGCCAAGCTAACAGACCAGGACGACCTGACGCGCACCGGCGAAACCGTTGGAACGCTGCGGTATCTTCCTCCGGAACAGTTCAACGGAAATTCGGACGCTCGCAGCGATGTCTACAGCCTGGGACTGACGCTGTACGAGATGTTGACGCTGCAGCCGGCGTTCGATGGAAAAGACTTTGCGCAGCTGCTGCAGAACGTGACGGAAAGCCTTCCTGATCCGCCGCGGAAAAAGGACTCGCGGATCCCGCGTGATCTGGACACCATTGTGATGAAGGCCATCGCCAAAGAGCCAGCGGATCGGTACCAGAGCGCCGGCGAGTTGCGCGATGATCTGAAATTGTTCATTCAGGGAAAACCGATTCGGGCCCGGCAAATTTCCGAGCTGGATCGATTCCTGAAAGCCGTCCGACGTCGCCCCGTTATTTCGGCGCTGGCAGGGATGTTGTTGCTGTCGCTGATCGTTGGCTCGGCGTTGGTGACCTGGAAATGGCAGCAGGCGACGATTGCTCTTAATCGGGCTGAGGATGAAGCCGAATCCAAACAGGCGATCAACGAGTTTTTGCTTCACGACCTGTTGAGCTATGCGAACCCGCAACTCGAACCGGACCCTGATATCAAGCTTCGTACGGTGCTGGATCGAGCCAATGAGTCTGTCGAAACGCGTTTTCGCGACCAACCGTTGCTGGAGGCGGAGATCCGGTTGCACATCGGAGCAATCTATAACCAGTTAAGTGAGTTGAAGAATGCTCAACGTCACTTTTCGGCCGCATATCAAATTCGCAGCGACGAACTTGGTCCGAACCATCCCGACACGATGCGAGTCTACGCCAATCTTGCCGCGTTGCAGAGCGATATTGGAAATCCGAAACAGTCGGTTGCGATGCTCCGGGAAACAATCGCCTACTACGAATCGCGGTCTGCGACAGCCGACACCGAGTTCGAAGTAATGGAATCGAAGCTGAATCTTGCAACCGTTCTTGCATCGCTCGGCCAATATGAGGACGCCAAGACTCATCTGGACGCCTACATCATCGCCGCCAGGGATTTGCCGGATCTGGATTACCGAGAAGGGCAATTGGCGTTGGGTTCGCTTCTGTTTGATCAGGACCTGCTCACGCAATCCGCCGAAGTTGCGGAATCCGTTGAAGCTGAACTTTCCGCTGAACTGACGAACGAAGAAGGAGTCATCGAAGCAGGTGGAGCTCAGGTCGGCACCTTTCACCAGCTGCTCAGGACACGGAAACTTTTGGGAGAAATTGAACTGGCTCAGGGTCGGTTCGATTCCGCCATCGCCATCTTTGAAGAAAAGATTGCTGTCTCGGAAAAGTTGCTGGGCCCGGATCATAGCTCCAGTTTGCTGGGAGTCAGAGATCTTGCCGAGGCGCTGCTTGCCTGCAAGAGGTTTGAAGAAGCGAGAGACATCATTGAGCCGGCGCTTCGCAGAAGCGAGTCGTTGAAAGGCAGCGATAGCCCAACAACGCTGCATATCAAAACTACGTTTGCGATGGCGCTGACCGAGCTGGGCGAAGTACAGGCAGCCATTGAACTGTTGGAAGAAAGGTACGCAGGAGCCAGGGAAAAACTTGGCGCGACGCATCCCGATACGATCCAGATTGCCTATCAGATTTCCACAGCCTACTATCGGCTAAAAGATTATCGCACAGCAGAAACTTTGCTGACTGAAACGTTGCAGCACGCCAAATCAACGCTTGGTGTCGATCATTCAGCGACCTTGAACATGCTGGCGGACCTTGGCGAAGCCCATCGAAATCTCGGTGAACTGGAATTGGCAGAAAAGGAGCTCTCCGAGTCTTTGGCCGGTTCGCGGTTGCTGATGCGAGAGAACCATCCACACCTTTTGACGACGATGAGCGGGCTGTTGAAAGTTTATGTTTCTTCCAGGCAGTTCGAAAAAGCGGAGCCGCTAGGTTTGCAACTGGTGGAAGGGTACAGGATCGAAGGTGGGCAAGATTGGGAAATCAATTTTGCCTTGAACATGCTGGCTCACATCTTTCGGATGCAGGACAAAGACGCGGAAGCCCACCCCTATTACGTCGAAGCATACGAGCTGCGGACCAATTCAGGTGTGGATCTCCAGTCAAAATCGATGGCGGGTTTGCTGGACGTGTTGTGCGACGTCGAACATGAGACGGATCAGCATGAACTTAGCGTCGTGCGATTGAAAGAGTATCTCGAATGGTTCGCTGGCGAAGACGATGAACAGTTGCCCTGGTTTTATAATCGAGCGAAAAGCCAGCTGGGCCGAGCGTTGTTGGAGTTGGGACAGTACGAAGAAGCCGAGCTGGTTTTGCTCGACTGCTTCGATGCCCTCGAAGGCGTTGCCGAGGACGATCTGAACTTTAGCAGCTGTCAAAAGGAACTGCGGTCCACTGCGGTTCGGATCCGGGAACTCTACAAGCGAATAAAACAGCGCGAAAAGTATGAGCTTTGGCGCGATCGGTATCGTGAGCTGAAGCGAAAGAGCAACCTGTAGCCTCGCGACCAACCTGGGAGAATTAGGCACTGTTTGACAAATTGATTTTCATGTCATCAACGCGGCCAAACATGAGCGCCTTGCCGCTCACATTTACCAAACAGTGCCTACAATCGTGGTTTCGGCGGCTTGACTGGCGTTGCCCAGGATTTGGCTGCCGTCAATTTCGTCTTCCGTTTGAACAGCTTGCCACCACAGGTCACGTACAACGTCTGGTTGTCTGGACCCGCAAGGATCACGTTCGTTGTGCTGCTGGTGCCAGCCGGTGGAGGCAATATCAGATTAACGCGTCCGGGTTGGTCGCAGATTTGAATTCCCATTTTTGTGGCAACCAGAACCCAGCCGTCTTTGTCGACGCACATGCCCATACTTTTGGTGCGCATGTCGACTGCGGCGGGTGGTGAGTGAATGTGAAAGTAAGGCTGAGCATGCGTCAGCGTCCCGTCTTCTTGTCGAACACATGACCAGACGTAGCGGCCGTTGAAATCAGAAACGTAAACCAGTGTTTGGTCTGGAGAAAGCGTGATGCCGTGGGCTCCTGACAATCCTTCGACTGCGAGTTTGGCTTCTCCGTCGCGCTTTTTCATCCAAACTGATTTCGATTCCTTGTCGGTGAAATACAAAGTGCCATCGTGAGCCGTAACCATTGCATCAGCGTTCACTTCATATGCGGTCGATCCGCCACCTGGATGCTCAAAGATTGAACCATTTTGGGCAACGAACAACGATCCATTAGGCTGGGCTGCGATCGAAGTCAATTTTTCGGTTGACGTCCCGATGTCGATTTTCTTCTCTTCACCATCAGGCGAAACGACAAACAGCTCACCTTTCTTTCGATCCGAAAAGTAAACGTTGCCTTCGGCGTCCGAGGCGAGTCCCGTCAAATATTGATGTCCCTTGCTGACCAGTTCCCAGTCTTCGCCATCGATCAGCATCTCAGGCGCTCGACTTCTGGATTTATCAAAGTGCGTTTTTACCGGCTTGGGCCAGTCCTTCCAGATAAAGCGCATCGCATCGGGAAGTACTGCTCCACCGTGCTTTCGATTGTGACCGCCCTGCCCCCATGCGTGATCCACTTCATAGCCGCTGAATTTCAACGCCGACAACATGCCCTGATTCGAAACCCACCAGTCGCCACAGTAAATGTTCAAATCGTTGCTGCCGTCCTGCAGGAATACACGAATCGGTTTCGGTTCCGTTTTGCGAACCAGCACCGACATCTCGTTGGCTCCGCGCAGCCCGATGTAAGTTCCAACCATCGTGTACACGCGGCGAAACTGATCCGGTCGCTGCCAAGCGACATTGAACGCCGCAATACCGCCTGAGCTCGATCCGCAAATGCCGCGATCGTTCGGATCATCGCTGATGGCATAGCTTTCTTCGACTTCCGGGATCATTTCTTCGATCAGGAATCTTGCGTACCGATCATCGACCGCGTCGTATTCAAAGCTGCGATTGAAACGCGGTTGAGCATTCTTGTTTTGAGCCGGCACAACGCCGGGGTCAATGAACAGCCCGATCGTGACAGGCATCTCGCCCGAGTGAATCAGGTTATCGAAAACCAACGGCGTTTTACTTGGACGACCTTCGACTTTGGAGAACCCGGTCCCGTCCTGGAAAACCATCAAGCAAGCGGGC is part of the Mariniblastus fucicola genome and harbors:
- a CDS encoding tetratricopeptide repeat protein; the encoded protein is MDAGNVSGGMFALSGSFDGKNLTLDEDIYPVQSILAVSTDENVLSLVIDHEDEYLNFAIAVKGSDAVAIKRAIDNSRSDLQAAEEHKLLVAQGQGESFRKQVCPHCQATISLSRFADTPQCYCDYCQTLFTIRDRSSHRELEAATLDQELEKKYRMCDECGMYSYPRQFTIFYFIFLVYFIHWTSSKTVRCPGCMRWEAWKMLVGNLFGLLGLPVAVVQLFRSYRGRIEKGPLKGLDDANILANRGKIDRALDRYDALMDNLPINAGIKYNIGSGLLTKGDVPHAEAMFLLSLEDCSNFAPSLSGLLFCYQSLGKDVERKQLEFQMGFDANADAHLAGLNEHLGDEQVFE
- a CDS encoding glycine--tRNA ligase; this translates as MDSIVSLCKRRGFLFQSSEIYGGLQGFWDYGPLGVELKRNVKEAWWRDMVSCHDDMNTLDGAPSPYAMEGLDCTIIMHPQVWKCSGHYDLFHDFMVDCKETKKRYRHDQLNGRWVEAKDKKIFVTAPAGDDELEVMTKRALKFYNLRNKNIDDLKWDGDSTCLTEIEDLSVVLGPDAKQLGTLTEPREFNLMFKTFVGALSGEEGAAYLRPETAQGIFVNFKNVLDSTRHRLPLGIAQIGKSFRNEITPRNFTFRSREFEQMEIEFFCHPDKSRDWYQFWRDRRLKWYHDLGISGDNLIMREHTPEEAAHYSTGTADIEYAFPFMAEGEYGELEGIAHRGNFDLRSHMEGKLDENSDTLEVQLGEDGKPKWKGSGKDLSYRDDLTNEKYIPHVIEPSAGADRAALAFLCEAYTEDEQPDDKGKMQTRTVMKLHPRLAPIKAAVFPLVKKDGMPEVAKDVYLKLKKDFKVFYDEKGAVGRRYRRQDEAGTPYCITVDGQTLDDQTVTIRDRDTLEQVRVKIDEVSSIVKERVEG
- a CDS encoding 2-phosphosulfolactate phosphatase; its protein translation is MKPSEFAHIVDVALLPSAIKADQLAGQTVVVVDVLRATTTIVNALHNGCQQIFPQPGIEEARDCHAKMPDTSVIGGERNGKIVDGFHQGNSPLEYTAEAISGKSLILATTNGTVAMESCRAADRVLIGAMINVSAVAKELTSVPRVTVVCSGTDRLITSEDVIFAGLLTERILELREQAGAEPTKLTDPATIAMHHWRTRKAEMDSGMELADFFRNCRGGINLVRIGHDADVQFASQIDLHDRVPELDLKSWSIA
- a CDS encoding tetratricopeptide repeat protein, whose translation is MDPSELDQFDLISDKFVAEIRAGKSPDIESYVRAHPKLAIRIRQLFPVLQAMENRNPNCVAESDSAIEDEIRQLEASPPPRRLGEYRIIHEIGRGGMGVVYKAEQESLGRHVALKLLPQSAKFDERRGIRFQQEAIASGKLHHSNIVPVFGVGRSDDVSYFVMQYIEGTGLDQVIAEVREAVSDDDQGSGRKLKDTVRLDHTKLGTVASGLFEDLSKQTEDGSADSADSADSAEQTGASVHPESAAESFSGSSSFASASSTSGSFSQRHAYYRNVAKIGEQVSDALEYAHSRKILHRDIKPANLLIDFSGHVWVTDFGLAKLTDQDDLTRTGETVGTLRYLPPEQFNGNSDARSDVYSLGLTLYEMLTLQPAFDGKDFAQLLQNVTESLPDPPRKKDSRIPRDLDTIVMKAIAKEPADRYQSAGELRDDLKLFIQGKPIRARQISELDRFLKAVRRRPVISALAGMLLLSLIVGSALVTWKWQQATIALNRAEDEAESKQAINEFLLHDLLSYANPQLEPDPDIKLRTVLDRANESVETRFRDQPLLEAEIRLHIGAIYNQLSELKNAQRHFSAAYQIRSDELGPNHPDTMRVYANLAALQSDIGNPKQSVAMLRETIAYYESRSATADTEFEVMESKLNLATVLASLGQYEDAKTHLDAYIIAARDLPDLDYREGQLALGSLLFDQDLLTQSAEVAESVEAELSAELTNEEGVIEAGGAQVGTFHQLLRTRKLLGEIELAQGRFDSAIAIFEEKIAVSEKLLGPDHSSSLLGVRDLAEALLACKRFEEARDIIEPALRRSESLKGSDSPTTLHIKTTFAMALTELGEVQAAIELLEERYAGAREKLGATHPDTIQIAYQISTAYYRLKDYRTAETLLTETLQHAKSTLGVDHSATLNMLADLGEAHRNLGELELAEKELSESLAGSRLLMRENHPHLLTTMSGLLKVYVSSRQFEKAEPLGLQLVEGYRIEGGQDWEINFALNMLAHIFRMQDKDAEAHPYYVEAYELRTNSGVDLQSKSMAGLLDVLCDVEHETDQHELSVVRLKEYLEWFAGEDDEQLPWFYNRAKSQLGRALLELGQYEEAELVLLDCFDALEGVAEDDLNFSSCQKELRSTAVRIRELYKRIKQREKYELWRDRYRELKRKSNL
- a CDS encoding SMP-30/gluconolactonase/LRE family protein; this translates as MKTARTLFAFLACCCVAATVLSGFSLAAQDADGPYPLDESQIRKPDVPQGEVINRTFADSKIFPGTTRNYSIYVPKQYDKSKPACLMVFQDGTGFSKVEGRPSKTPLVFDNLIHSGEMPVTIGLFIDPGVVPAQNKNAQPRFNRSFEYDAVDDRYARFLIEEMIPEVEESYAISDDPNDRGICGSSSGGIAAFNVAWQRPDQFRRVYTMVGTYIGLRGANEMSVLVRKTEPKPIRVFLQDGSNDLNIYCGDWWVSNQGMLSALKFSGYEVDHAWGQGGHNRKHGGAVLPDAMRFIWKDWPKPVKTHFDKSRSRAPEMLIDGEDWELVSKGHQYLTGLASDAEGNVYFSDRKKGELFVVSPDGEEKKIDIGTSTEKLTSIAAQPNGSLFVAQNGSIFEHPGGGSTAYEVNADAMVTAHDGTLYFTDKESKSVWMKKRDGEAKLAVEGLSGAHGITLSPDQTLVYVSDFNGRYVWSCVRQEDGTLTHAQPYFHIHSPPAAVDMRTKSMGMCVDKDGWVLVATKMGIQICDQPGRVNLILPPPAGTSSTTNVILAGPDNQTLYVTCGGKLFKRKTKLTAAKSWATPVKPPKPRL